The Falco naumanni isolate bFalNau1 chromosome 14, bFalNau1.pat, whole genome shotgun sequence genome includes a window with the following:
- the LOC121097418 gene encoding uracil phosphoribosyltransferase homolog, translating into MRSGEAMEQGLRDCCRSIRIGKILIQSDEETQRAKVYYAKFPPDIYRRKVLLMYPILSTGNTVIEAVKVLVEHGVQPSVIILLSLFSTPQGAKSIIQEFPEIAHLTTEFHPVAPTHFGQKYFGTD; encoded by the exons ATGAGAAGTG GAGAGGCAATGGAACAAGGTTTACGAGACTGCTGTAGATCAATCCGCATAGGAAAAATCCTGATACAGAGCGATGAGGAGACTCAAAGAGCCAAAGTGTACTACGCTAAGTTTCCACCAGACATCTACAGGAGAAAGGTTCTTCTTATGTACCCAATACTAA gTACTGGTAATACTGTCATTGAGGCTGTCAAAGTTCTTGTAGAACATGGCGTACAACCAAGTGTCATTATCCTGCTAAGCCTATTCTCCACACCTCAGG GTGCCAAATCCATCATCCAAGAATTTCCAGAGATCGCC caCTTAACTACAGAATTTCATCCTGTTGCACCAACACACTTTGGACAGAAGTATTTTGGAACAGACTGA